A region of the Methylobacterium nodulans ORS 2060 genome:
CGAGGCCAAGGCCTTCGAGGCGGTGCGGCAGGCGGCCGAGATCGCCGTCCTGAAGGTCGGCGGGGTCAAGAGCGTGCTTGCAAGCCTCACGGCCGAGCGGCCCCAGGCGCGCGCGCAGGCGGCTCCGCGCCCGGCCGGTCCGGGGGGCGGTCCGCGGCCCGGGCCCGCCCTCCCCGGCATCCGCCACGTCATCGCGGTCGCCTCGGGCAAGGGCGGCGTCGGCAAGTCGACCACCGCCTGCAACCTCGCCCTCGCCCTCAAGGCGCAGGGGCTGAAGGTCGGCCTCCTCGATGCGGACATCTACGGTCCCTCGGTGCCGAAGCTGTTCGGCCTCGACCAGAAGCCCGAGACGGTGAGCACCCCGCAGGGGCAGCGCATCGTGCCGCTCAACGGCTACGGCATGCCGGTCATGTCGATCGGCTTCCTGATCCAGGCGGACACGGCGATGATCTGGCGCGGCCCGATGGTGCAGTCGGCCCTGACCCAGCTCCTGCGCGAGGTGGCCTGGGGCGAGCTCGACATCCTCGTCGTCGACATGCCGCCCGGGACCGGCGACGCGCAGCTCACGCTCGCCCAGGCGACGCCCCTCGCCGGCGCGGTGATCGTCTCGACCCCGCAGGATCTCGCGCTCATCGATGCGCGGCGCGGCGTGACGATGTTCAGGCGCGTCGAGGTGCCGATCCTCGGCATCGTCGAGAACATGGCGACCTTCATCTGCCCGAATTGCGGCACCGCCTCGCCCATCTTCGGGCATGGCGGCGCCCGCCACGAGGCAGAGCGCCTCGGCGTGCCCTTCCTCGGCGAGGTGCCGCTGACCATGGCGATCCGCGAATCCTCGGATGCCGGGCGTCCCGTCGTGGCGGTCGATCCAGACGGGCCGCAGGCCGCGATCTACCGCGATATGGCCGCCAAGCTGTGGGCGGAGCTGAGCGGTGCGCCCGCTGGCCGCACGCCGCCGCGGATCGTCATCGAGTGAGCGCGGTGCCGCCGACCCTCGGGGTAATCCTGGCGGGTGGCCTTGCCCGCCGGATGGGCGGCGGCGACAAGCCCCTGCTGCGGCTCGGCGGGCAAACCCTGCTCGCGCGGGTGGCCGCCCGCTTCGCGCCGCAATGCGCCGCGGGCCTGATCCTCAACGCCAACGGCGATCCGGCGCGGTTCGCGGGCGCCTTCGCCGGACCGGTCGTGCCCGATCCGATCCCGGGCGCCCCGGGGCCGCTCGCGGGCGTGCTCGCCGCCCTCGATCACGCCGCCGCCCATCACCCGGAGGTGGATTTCGTGGCGAGCGTCGCGGGCGACACGCCCTTCCTGCCCGCCGATTTCGTCGCGCGGCTCCACGCCTCCCGCGCGGCGGCCGGGACGCCGCTCGCGACGGCGGTGTCGGGCGGACGCTCCCATTTCGTGGACGGGCTCTGGCCCGTGGCCCTGCGCGAGGATCTGCGCGCGGCGCTGGTCGAGCAGGGATTGCGCCGGGTCGGGCAATGGATCGCCGATCACGGCGCCGCGCAGGCAGAGTGGCCGGCCGAGCCCGTCGACCCGTTCCTGAACCTCAACACGCCCGAGGATCTGGCCGTAGCCGAGGCGATCGCCGCGCGCGGCTCGGCCGGCTGACCTGAGGGGCCGGGGCCCGCCGCGGCGCGCGATCACGGCTGCCAGCTGCGCCGCGGCCCTCAAGCCGGGCCGCTTGCCGCCCAAGCTCCCGCGTGAGATCGTCGGCCTCTCGGACGCCCGATCAGGCGAACGCATCCGCGCGCCTCGTCTCGCGCCCCTGCTGTGGATCCGTTTCTGGAGCATTGGCGGGAGGTTGCAATGGCTGTCGTGATTGATCCTGCACCCGATTCGGGCCAGCGCGACGCTCGGGAAACCATGCGATCGCGTCTCGTCTGCGATGATCCGGCGCGGCGGGACGTGCTCTGCGGGGGCGGGGCCGCGGCGTTCAGCCTGCTGCTGGCGGATCTGCTCGGTGGGGCCCGCCCTGTGCGCGCCGAGGCGATCGCTGGGCCGGTGCCGGAGCTCGACGCCGTATCGGTGCGGATCGTGACCGACAGCTACCAGTTCGCCGTAGCGCCGAGCCGGACGCTCGAAGGATTGGCCGTCCAGCATTTCGGCTGGGGCATTTCCCCCGATCACCCACCGGGCCCGACCCTCGTCAGCGAGTTCGGCCTCTCCCTGCACGTGACCTCGCGGCGCGGCGAGGAGACCCGCCGCGTCCTGGTCGATTTCGGCTTCACCCCGCAGGCGCTCACCACCAACCTGACGCTGCTCGGGGTGAAGCCGTCCGAGCTCGACGCCCTCGTGCTGAGCCATGGTCACTACGACCATTTCGGGGGGCTCGCCGGCTTCCTCGCGAGCCATCAGGGGCAGATCAGGCCGGGACTACCGTTCCATGTCGGCGGCGAGGATTGCTTCTGCGCCCGCGAATGGACAGCGCCCCCGGTCAAGGGCGATTTCGGCGTCATCGACCGCAAGGCCCTTCAGGATGCGCGGCTGACCGTCACGGCGACGGAGCGTCCTGCCCTCGTGGCGGGCCATGGCTTCACGTCGGGCCAGATCGACCAGCGCAGCTTCGAGAAGCTGCTCTCGCCGAGCGCGATGCGGCTCGGGGTGACGGGCGGTTCGGGCTGCTATCCCGACCGGGTGGCGCAAGCCGATCAGGGCCCGGGCTGGATTCCCGATCAGTTCCGGCACGAGATCGCCACCGCCTTCAACCTCAAGGGGCGCGGCCTCATCGTCCTGACCTCCTGCAGCCACCGGGGCGTCGTCAATGCGATCCGACAGGCACAGGCGGTCTCGGGCGTCGAGAAGGTGCATGCGGTCATCGGCGGCTTCCACCTCGCCCCCTACCCGCCCGACTATCTCCGCCAGACCGTCGCGGCCCTGAAGGAGATCGGGCCGGACTACATTGTTCCGCTCCACTGCACGGGGGAGCCGTTCTTCGAGATCGCCAAGGCCGAGCTGCCGAACAAGCTGGTGCGCGCCTATACGGGCACGCGCCTGGATTTCAGCCGTTCGGCATCTTGAGAGCAGGATCGCGATGACGCGATCGTGGTCAGACAAGGCTCACCTTGCCGCTGGCGAGATCGTAGACGCCGCCGACCACCTTGGCCTTTCCGTCCGCGACGAAGCCCGAGAGGATGGGGCCGGCCTGCTTGAGCCGCTCGACGTTGTAACGCACGTTCTCGGTGATCGCCGCGTCGAGCAGGTTGGGCGCGGCCGTCTTTTTTGCGACCTCCACGGCTGGCTTGATCGAGTTGACGAGCGCCGGCAGATGGCCTGGGAGGGTGGCCTTGTCCTGCAGGACCTTGATTGTGGCATCGACCGCGCCGCAATTGGTGTGGCCAAGCACCATGATCAGCGGAATGCCGAGGAATTTGACGCCGTATTCGAGGCTGGCGAGGCCATCGTCGTTGACGAAATTGCCGGCCACGCGCACGACGAACAACTCGCCGGGCCCTTCGTCGAAGGCGAGTTCCGGCGCCACCCGCGAGTCGGCGCAACTCAGGATCGCGGCGAAGGGATGCTGCTTGGCGACCCGGGCAACGCGTCCGGCGGAAAAATCCTTGTTGGCAGGTGAGTTGGCGACGTAACGCCCATTGCCGTCCATCAGGCGCCTGATCGCCGCGTCAGGGCTCAGAGCGGCAGGAGCCGCATTCTGCTGCGCGACGCTCGGCAACACCGGAAGGGCGGCCCAGGCCGCAGCGCCAGCCATGAGCATGCCCCGTCGCGAGAAGTGAAGCCGATGGTCGTCGCACATTGAAGTCGTCCTCCCGGAGTCTGGATAACGGGCTGCAACGGGCATCGGGAACGAAGCCGGGCACAGCCTCGATCGGTCCTCTGCGCCATTGTCCGGCGCGGGCCGTCGTCGCCGATGCGCATCGGCGTCCCAGCCCGAATCATATATCTCTCAATGGGACAGCCGATCAGAGTCCAAACTTTGCAGGGTTCGGGCCTCGGTGCGCAGACGGCGGAATGCGACGGACCAGGCGGCGACCACCGATCGTCCCGCCGTTATTTTGCCCGCTGGCTTCGAGGCCGCGGCGCAGCGGTTGCGCATGCATCCGAGCTTCCGGGCCACCCTCGCCGGATATTGTCGGGGCATGGCGGAGGGAGCCCCGGCGCAATGGCCGGTCTACAAGTTCTTCGACCAGATGCGCCGCTACATCGTCTGCTACATGCTGATCCACAACTATTACGCGTGGCAGCATGGCGAGGGACCGCCGCCGACCCTCTCCGCCCTGCAGCGGGTCGCGGGCTCAAGCGCCCGCCAGACGGCAGGCCTCGTCGCGGCTCTCAAGGCTGGCCATCTCATCCTTGCCGAACCTGATCCTGACGACCGGCGCATCAGACATCTGCGGCCAGCGCGGGAGATGATCGAAGAGATCGGCCGATCGGCTCGGCTCTTCGTCGCAGCAGCCGACAGGCTGGAGGTGCCATCGCAGAATCGCGCCGCCCTGCTCGTCACGGATGAACATGCGCTCGGCGACGTTCTGCGGCGCTCGGCGGCCTATGTCCTGGCCCATGGCACGCTCATTCACCCCTTTCCCCGCATCTTGCATTTTGCCGGGCGCGACTGCGGCTATCTGCTCCTGAATGCGGTGCTCTGCGCCCATTACGCGCAAAACCTGCCCGGTGCTTCGCCGCCGGTTGCCCTGAGCTACCGGACCCTAGCGCGACGCTTCCAGGTCTCACCCGCCCATATCGGCAATCTTCTCGGCGAAGCTGAGCGGCGGGGCTGGTTCGCGACTGGTCCGAGCGGCCGCCTCGTGACGATGAGTGAGGACTTCGCCGACGAGTTCGAATGCTGGGCCTCCTGGCAGATGGTTCATTTTTCCGGCCTCGCGGCGGAAACCACCGCCTTTCTCGCCGTCCAAACGGCGCCGCGGGTCACCGAGCCGAGCGGCTGATGCGGCGCAGCAGACCTGCCTGCTTGCCGAAGCGGTGGCTTGGCCCCGTCTCGACAGGAACGCTCCTACCGGTCGCGCCGCGCCACGAAATCCGCCGTCGCGCGCAGCATATCAGCCTTGACACCGAAGGCCGCGAGCGCCTGATGAGCCTCGGCGACGAGCCGGTCACACTGGTCCTTGGCGGCGGCGAGGCCCATCGGCGACACCAGCGTCGTCTTTCGAGATTGCCAAGGCCGAACTGCCGAACAAGCTGGTGCGCGCCTATACGGGCACACGCCTGGATTTCAGTCGTTCGGCCTCGTAGAGCATCGTCCGGCGAAACGGATGCCGCTCTGGCGGCATGCAGCGTTCTCCAAACGGGAGGTGGTGCCCGCAGAGGTTCCGGAATATCCAAGGCCTCTCAAGGTATTATGGCGTAGGTGCGGGAATTTCCGCTTGTTTGAACCGTAAAGGTTATTTGCGGCGATCCCCGCACCTGAAACGCGGTCATCCCCAAACGCGAAAGCGCCCCGGGCCGGAGCCCGGGGCGCATGAGCGGATGCATATTTCGAGCGGCCGATCGGCGTCAGCGCCGCGGCGGCGCCCGGATCTCCTGCCGGATTTCCCGCAGCAGGTCCGTCGCGATCCGCACCTGCTCCTCGAGGCGCACCAGCCGGTCGCGGTCACGCTCCAGGCTCTCGACCCGCCCCGACACGGTGGCGTAGCGCTCGTCCAGACGCGTCAGGATCCGCGTATCGCTCGCGGACAGATCCTCCAGCCGCGACTCGATCTTGGCCGCATAGGAGCCGGCCCAGACCAGCTGCGCGGCGGCACTCGCGAGCACGGCCCCGACCGCCCACAGGGAGGCTCGCTTCGGCAGGATGATTGCCCCGCCGGCGGGGTCAGCCGTCGATTGGGTCATCGGATCCTCACCATCTGACCATCAGCTCAGGCCACAGGAGGCGCCCTCCCCGCTTGCGGGAAGAGCGCCGGGATCACGAGCGCACGCCCTTGAGGAGGCCGGCCGCGAGCGCGCCGATCGCGCCCAGGGCCGCCAGCACGTTCGCCGCGGTGGACGGGTCGGTGAGGAAGG
Encoded here:
- the apbC gene encoding iron-sulfur cluster carrier protein ApbC; the encoded protein is MAITREDVLRALSGVTVDAKGTPLPTSGRLSEIVIDPGNRVMFSIAIDPSEAKAFEAVRQAAEIAVLKVGGVKSVLASLTAERPQARAQAAPRPAGPGGGPRPGPALPGIRHVIAVASGKGGVGKSTTACNLALALKAQGLKVGLLDADIYGPSVPKLFGLDQKPETVSTPQGQRIVPLNGYGMPVMSIGFLIQADTAMIWRGPMVQSALTQLLREVAWGELDILVVDMPPGTGDAQLTLAQATPLAGAVIVSTPQDLALIDARRGVTMFRRVEVPILGIVENMATFICPNCGTASPIFGHGGARHEAERLGVPFLGEVPLTMAIRESSDAGRPVVAVDPDGPQAAIYRDMAAKLWAELSGAPAGRTPPRIVIE
- the mobA gene encoding molybdenum cofactor guanylyltransferase MobA, whose amino-acid sequence is MSAVPPTLGVILAGGLARRMGGGDKPLLRLGGQTLLARVAARFAPQCAAGLILNANGDPARFAGAFAGPVVPDPIPGAPGPLAGVLAALDHAAAHHPEVDFVASVAGDTPFLPADFVARLHASRAAAGTPLATAVSGGRSHFVDGLWPVALREDLRAALVEQGLRRVGQWIADHGAAQAEWPAEPVDPFLNLNTPEDLAVAEAIAARGSAG
- a CDS encoding MBL fold metallo-hydrolase, with product MRSRLVCDDPARRDVLCGGGAAAFSLLLADLLGGARPVRAEAIAGPVPELDAVSVRIVTDSYQFAVAPSRTLEGLAVQHFGWGISPDHPPGPTLVSEFGLSLHVTSRRGEETRRVLVDFGFTPQALTTNLTLLGVKPSELDALVLSHGHYDHFGGLAGFLASHQGQIRPGLPFHVGGEDCFCAREWTAPPVKGDFGVIDRKALQDARLTVTATERPALVAGHGFTSGQIDQRSFEKLLSPSAMRLGVTGGSGCYPDRVAQADQGPGWIPDQFRHEIATAFNLKGRGLIVLTSCSHRGVVNAIRQAQAVSGVEKVHAVIGGFHLAPYPPDYLRQTVAALKEIGPDYIVPLHCTGEPFFEIAKAELPNKLVRAYTGTRLDFSRSAS
- a CDS encoding carbonic anhydrase, whose amino-acid sequence is MCDDHRLHFSRRGMLMAGAAAWAALPVLPSVAQQNAAPAALSPDAAIRRLMDGNGRYVANSPANKDFSAGRVARVAKQHPFAAILSCADSRVAPELAFDEGPGELFVVRVAGNFVNDDGLASLEYGVKFLGIPLIMVLGHTNCGAVDATIKVLQDKATLPGHLPALVNSIKPAVEVAKKTAAPNLLDAAITENVRYNVERLKQAGPILSGFVADGKAKVVGGVYDLASGKVSLV